The following coding sequences are from one Salvia hispanica cultivar TCC Black 2014 chromosome 3, UniMelb_Shisp_WGS_1.0, whole genome shotgun sequence window:
- the LOC125211788 gene encoding chalcone 4'-O-glucosyltransferase-like produces MEKTIVLYASAEHLNPTVALATFISTHYPTVPITIISTAVSSAVASTPPSVTYRRLPDLSPPQTPIKNHVEAFFETPRLHNPILRAALEEISQKSQIVALVLDFFCNAACQVSAALGIPTYFYITTGALGVAVLLNFPTLVETVDADIGDMNEYLQFPGTPSIHSSDLPEIMFFRGSNVYSHFLETANNMRKSCGILANGFDGIEIRLKHAIENGLCVPGGVTPPLYLVGPQIPKLNPVGDHDCLRWLDSQPRKTVVFLCFGRRGLHSSEQLRETAVALERSGHRFLWSLRNPPGNPTLSLEEILPEGFLERTKDRGFVVRTWAPQREVLGHQAVAGFVTHCGRSSVMEAVASGVAMIAWPLYAEQRMNKVFLVEEMKAALPLHAAEGGFVTADELERRVRELMDSNTGREIRRRVAEMKASAAAALGENGTSVLALHNFINDCCTRV; encoded by the coding sequence atggaaaaaaccaTAGTTCTGTACGCTTCGGCGGAGCATTTGAACCCCACGGTAGCGCTAGCCACCTTCATCTCCACACACTACCCCACCGTCCCCATCACAATAATCAGCACCGCCGTCTCCTCCGCCGTCGCCTCCACCCCTCCCTCCGTCACATACCGCCGCCTCCCCGACCTCTCACCGCCCCAAACACCAATCAAAAACCACGTCGAGGCCTTCTTCGAAACCCCGCGCCTCCACAACCCCATCCTCCGCGCCGCCCTCGAAGAAATCTCCCAAAAATCGCAAATCGTGGCGCTGGTCCTCGACTTCTTCTGCAACGCCGCGTGCCAAGTCTCGGCCGCCCTCGGCATCCCCACTTACTTCTACATCACCACCGGTGCACTCGGGGTGGCAGTGTTGCTGAACTTCCCTACCTTGGTTGAGACCGTCGATGCGGACATCGGAGATATGAACGAGTACCTTCAATTCCCCGGCACTCCGAGTATTCACTCATCAGATCTGCCGGAGATAATGTTTTTCCGGGGGAGTAATGTGTATAGCCATTTCTTGGAAACTGCCAACAACATGAGGAAATCATGTGGCATCCTTGCTAATGGATTTGACGGTATCGAAATCAGACTTAAACATGCCATTGAAAACGGCCTCTGCGTCCCCGGAGGGGTGACACCGCCGCTTTACTTAGTCGGCCCGCAGATTCCGAAACTCAATCCAGTTGGAGACCATGACTGCCTCCGCTGGCTCGACTCCCAGCCAAGGAAAACCGTGGTTTTCCTCTGCTTCGGGAGGAGGGGTCTGCACTCCTCGGAGCAGTTGAGAGAGACGGCGGTGGCACTGGAGAGAAGCGGCCATAGATTCCTCTGGTCTTTGCGGAATCCGCCGGGGAATCCGACTCTGAGTCTGGAGGAGATTCTGCCGGAGGGGTTTCTGGAGAGGACTAAAGACAGGGGATTTGTGGTGAGGACGTGGGCCCCGCAGCGGGAGGTGCTGGGTCACCAAGCCGTGGCGGGCTTCGTGACACACTGCGGGAGGAGCTCGGTGATGGAGGCGGTGGCGAGCGGGGTGGCGATGATCGCGTGGCCGCTCTACGCGGAGCAGAGGATGAATAAGGTTTTTCTGGTGGAGGAGATGAAGGCGGCGCTGCCGCTCCATGCGGCCGAGGGCGGCTTTGTCACAGCGGACGAGCTGGAGAGGCGGGTTAGGGAGCTGATGGATTCGAACACGGGGAGGGAAATACGGCGCCGGGTCGCCGAGATGAAAGCCTCCGCGGCCGCGGCGTTGGGAGAGAACGGAACGTCCGTGCTTGCTTTGCATAACTTTATTAATGATTGTTGCACTCGAGTTTAA
- the LOC125215985 gene encoding late embryogenesis abundant protein At1g64065-like — protein MPPPTNTPNPAAKRRKCFIYIALAILLQTLIIVAFVLIFMRIKSPKLRFRSVTVDSLTSNSASFNARLTGEVAVKNVNFGKFKYPESTVSFLYRGSSVGTARIPSGRAKARDTEKLNVTVAVEAKNDRNLGGDLSSGKITLSSKATVEGKVHLFNVIKRKKTATMDCTMDVDTKTRVVQNLRCD, from the coding sequence atgcCTCCGCCAACAAACACACCAAACCCCGCCGCAAAACGTAGAAAATGCTTTATCTACATTGCCCTTGCAATCCTACTCCAAACCCTAATCATAGTAGCCTTCGTTCTAATCTTCATGCGCATAAAATCCCCCAAACTCCGTTTCCGCTCCGTCACCGTCGACAGTCTGACGTCGAATTCGGCGTCATTCAACGCCAGACTCACCGGAGAAGTGGCGGTGAAGAACGTGAATTTCgggaaattcaaatatcccGAGAGCACCGTCTCGTTTCTCTACCGGGGAAGCAGCGTTGGCACCGCTCGGATCCCGAGCGGCCGGGCGAAGGCGCGGGATACGGAGAAGCTCAACGTGACGGTGGCGGTGGAGGCGAAGAATGACCGGAATTTGGGCGGCGATTTGAGCTCCGGTAAGATCACGTTGAGTAGTAAAGCGACGGTGGAAGGGAAGGTGCATCTGTTTAACGTTATCAAGAGGAAGAAGACGGCGACGATGGATTGCACCATGGATGTTGATACCAAGACTCGAGTGGTTCAGAATTTGAGATGCGATTGA
- the LOC125210150 gene encoding uncharacterized protein LOC125210150 yields the protein MPPQTKPQTPTNSGKFLFYIIEAIAIQTIIIVTILLTLLHKTPPRLRFQTLTVERLTLNTTSFSIRLNGEVTLKNPNFGQFKFPEGKIVILYRNNSVGGAVIPAGRAKARSAEKMNVTMVAESKDYGGEGKMTLSSNVVLNGRISVSKRKVKAAMNCTMDVDTRRGLIDQFKCD from the coding sequence atgCCTCCACAAACAAAACCACAAACCCCAACAAACAGTGGAAAATTCCTATTCTATATCATTGAAGCAATAGCCATCCAAACCATAATCATAGTCACAATCCTCCTAACGTTGTTGCACAAAACACCCCCTAGGCTCCGCTTCCAAACCCTCACCGTCGAAAGGCTAACGCTGAACACAACGTCGTTCAGCATCAGACTCAACGGCGAGGTGACGTtgaaaaaccctaatttcggGCAGTTCAAGTTCCCCGAGGGCAAAATCGTCATTCTCTACCGGAATAATTCTGTGGGCGGCGCTGTTATCCCCGCAGGAAGGGCGAAAGCGAGGTCTGCTGAGAAGATGAACGTGACGATGGTGGCGGAATCCAAGGATTACGGCGGCGAAGGGAAGATGACGTTGTCTAGCAATGTGGTTTTGAATGGTAGAATTAGTGTTAGTAAGCGGAAAGTGAAGGCGGCGATGAATTGCACCATGGATGTGGATACGAGGAGAGGCTTGATCGATCAATTCAAATGCGACTGA